The Lucilia cuprina isolate Lc7/37 chromosome 5, ASM2204524v1, whole genome shotgun sequence genome includes a window with the following:
- the LOC111683041 gene encoding protein giant-lens-like isoform X2, producing the protein MLISTVFIVATHLINACYSTRLPLEVYELTPSNSNNNNNNNPAGVTTQDLKHKNLEYSTINSAAVATLSSSTSDNSNYFKEHHASSSINDPHHPPEQVDLKILSSKEHTQTQLSTTNHLLDRRRSRQMLDLLKTHHDLTGNYNKLHDIGSSSSSSSGGGMTHHNGKDVRILYQVGVSI; encoded by the exons atgttaatatcAACTGTGTTTATTGTTGCAACACATCTTATAAATGCTTGCTATAGCACGCGCCTGCCATTGGAAGTCTATGAATTAACACCcagtaacagcaacaacaacaacaacaacaacccagCAGGTGTCACAACACaagatttaaaacataaaaatcttgAATATTCTACCATTAATTCCGCTGCAGTAGCAACATTGTCATCATCAACATCCGATAATTCTAACTATTTTAAAGAACATCATGCCAGCTCATCGATTAATGATCCTCATCATCCACCTGAACAAGTCGACTTAAAGATTTTATCTTCGAAAGAACATACACAAACTCAACTATCCACCACCAATCATCTATTGGATCGTAGGAGATCAAGGCAAATGTTAGATCTACTTAAAACTCATCATGATTTAACAggaaattacaataaat TGCATGATAttggcagcagcagcagtagtagtagtGGTGGTGGTATGACCCATCATAATGGCAAGGATGTACGCATATTATATCAAGTTGGTGTAAGTATTTGa
- the LOC111683041 gene encoding hybrid signal transduction histidine kinase M-like isoform X1, whose product MLISTVFIVATHLINACYSTRLPLEVYELTPSNSNNNNNNNPAGVTTQDLKHKNLEYSTINSAAVATLSSSTSDNSNYFKEHHASSSINDPHHPPEQVDLKILSSKEHTQTQLSTTNHLLDRRRSRQMLDLLKTHHDLTGNYNKLHTLQLPTTAMHDIGSSSSSSSGGGMTHHNGKDVRILYQVGVSI is encoded by the coding sequence atgttaatatcAACTGTGTTTATTGTTGCAACACATCTTATAAATGCTTGCTATAGCACGCGCCTGCCATTGGAAGTCTATGAATTAACACCcagtaacagcaacaacaacaacaacaacaacccagCAGGTGTCACAACACaagatttaaaacataaaaatcttgAATATTCTACCATTAATTCCGCTGCAGTAGCAACATTGTCATCATCAACATCCGATAATTCTAACTATTTTAAAGAACATCATGCCAGCTCATCGATTAATGATCCTCATCATCCACCTGAACAAGTCGACTTAAAGATTTTATCTTCGAAAGAACATACACAAACTCAACTATCCACCACCAATCATCTATTGGATCGTAGGAGATCAAGGCAAATGTTAGATCTACTTAAAACTCATCATGATTTAACAggaaattacaataaattgcATACGCTGCAATTGCCCACAACAGCAATGCATGATAttggcagcagcagcagtagtagtagtGGTGGTGGTATGACCCATCATAATGGCAAGGATGTACGCATATTATATCAAGTTGGTGTAAGTATTTGa